One Candidatus Methylomirabilis sp. DNA window includes the following coding sequences:
- a CDS encoding ABC transporter permease subunit gives AVAGTVTALALLLGFPAAWVLARRDFRGKGALLLLYFLPLLIPQMTYGIPLATTLYRYHVGGTIVGVILANLVPMLPLAIFVLLPFFEQISVNLEWAARVHGASRFQVFRRVVLPLAVPGLLTAGLLILVNTVANFELTFLLSGAGSQTLVVALYYAVFAAGMRPIYSVDAMAVIYMAIVLAILLVALRFVRPTQMIFRLDRG, from the coding sequence GCCGTGGCCGGGACGGTGACCGCGCTCGCGCTCCTCCTCGGCTTTCCGGCCGCCTGGGTCCTGGCCCGGCGCGACTTCCGGGGCAAGGGGGCGCTCCTGCTCCTGTACTTCCTGCCGCTCCTCATCCCCCAGATGACCTACGGGATCCCCCTCGCGACCACTCTCTACCGCTACCACGTCGGCGGCACGATCGTCGGCGTGATCCTGGCCAACCTGGTCCCGATGCTCCCGCTGGCGATCTTCGTCCTGCTCCCGTTCTTTGAGCAGATCAGCGTGAACCTGGAGTGGGCGGCGCGGGTGCACGGCGCGAGCCGGTTTCAGGTCTTCCGGCGGGTGGTCCTGCCGCTGGCGGTGCCGGGGCTGCTGACCGCCGGGCTGCTCATCCTGGTCAACACCGTGGCGAACTTCGAGCTGACATTCCTGCTCTCGGGCGCGGGCTCCCAGACCCTGGTGGTCGCGCTCTACTACGCGGTCTTCGCGGCCGGGATGCGCCCGATCTACTCGGTGGACGCGATGGCCGTCATCTACATGGCGATCGTCCTGGCCATCCTGCTGGTCGCGCTCCGCTTCGTCCGCCCGACCCAGATGATCTTCCGGCTCGATCGGGGGTAG
- a CDS encoding ATP-dependent 6-phosphofructokinase — MQRIGILTGGGDCPGLNAVIRAVVRKAVGHHGLEVLGIREGWLGLMTGDLIPLGLDDISGILPKGGTILRTSRTNPFKKEDGPRRVLESLKAHRIDALIPVGGEDTLGVALKFAAQGVNLVGIPKTIDNDLDCTDYTFGFDTAVTTATDAIDRLHTTAESHHRVMVVEVMGRHAGWIATVSGIAGGADCILVPEVPFDIEEVSELVQRRKARGKDFSIVVVAEGAKPKDSGVQVTATDKVDAFGHVRLGGIGTVVSEEIERRTGIETRVTILGHVQRGGSPTPFDRVLATRFGIRAVELVLAGDFGKMVALQGNRIVAVPLADAVKRLKTLDMELYDIARVFFG, encoded by the coding sequence ATCCAGCGCATCGGCATTCTGACCGGAGGGGGCGACTGCCCGGGATTGAACGCGGTGATCCGGGCGGTCGTCCGGAAGGCGGTGGGGCACCACGGCCTGGAGGTGCTGGGCATCCGGGAGGGCTGGCTCGGCTTGATGACGGGGGACCTCATCCCCCTGGGCCTGGACGACATCTCCGGCATCCTGCCCAAGGGCGGGACGATCCTCCGGACTTCCCGGACCAACCCCTTCAAGAAGGAGGATGGGCCCCGGCGGGTTCTGGAGAGCCTGAAGGCGCACCGGATCGACGCCCTGATCCCCGTGGGGGGCGAGGATACCCTCGGCGTGGCCCTGAAGTTCGCGGCGCAGGGCGTGAACCTGGTGGGGATCCCCAAGACCATCGACAACGATCTGGACTGCACCGACTACACCTTCGGCTTCGACACCGCCGTCACCACCGCCACCGACGCGATCGACCGGCTCCATACGACCGCCGAATCGCACCACCGGGTGATGGTGGTCGAGGTCATGGGGCGGCACGCCGGCTGGATCGCGACCGTCTCCGGGATCGCCGGCGGGGCGGACTGCATCCTGGTCCCGGAGGTCCCCTTCGACATCGAGGAGGTGTCCGAGCTGGTCCAGAGGCGGAAGGCTCGGGGGAAGGACTTCAGCATCGTGGTGGTGGCCGAGGGGGCGAAGCCGAAGGACTCGGGGGTGCAGGTGACCGCCACCGACAAGGTGGACGCCTTCGGGCACGTCCGCCTGGGGGGCATCGGCACGGTGGTCAGCGAGGAGATCGAGCGCCGGACGGGCATCGAGACCCGGGTCACCATCCTGGGGCACGTCCAGCGGGGCGGCTCCCCCACGCCCTTCGACCGGGTCCTGGCGACGCGCTTCGGGATCCGGGCGGTCGAGTTGGTCCTGGCCGGCGACTTCGGCAAGATGGTCGCCCTGCAGGGGAACCGGATCGTCGCCGTCCCCCTGGCCGACGCCGTCAAGCGTCTGAAGACCCTGGACATGGAGCTCTACGACATCGCCCGCGTCTTCTTCGGGTAG
- the iolB gene encoding 5-deoxy-glucuronate isomerase yields MKFLVQYAPREGYAPVIRRGREDIQFLELGMLNLPAGGRYRSKSDGEEICLVLLGGLANVRAGGVRFDAIGGRADVFAGRATALYIPPGSQFSIEAVSAVEAALCRAPSDLAGEARLIGPEKVKVSMRGREGFEREVHDILDPAFPAQRLLVGETFNRAGEWSSYPPHKHDRAAYPEESKMEEVYLFKVDPPQGFGLQRFYSPERGVDTAVILQNNSVTRIPWGYHPVAAAPGYRLYYLWMLAGEDRNYALADDPAHAWVKAG; encoded by the coding sequence ATGAAGTTCCTGGTCCAGTACGCGCCGAGGGAGGGCTACGCGCCGGTCATCCGGCGCGGGAGGGAAGACATCCAGTTCCTCGAACTGGGCATGCTGAACCTCCCGGCGGGGGGAAGGTACCGCAGCAAGAGCGACGGCGAGGAGATCTGTCTGGTCCTGCTGGGAGGCCTCGCCAACGTGCGGGCGGGGGGCGTGCGCTTCGACGCGATCGGCGGGCGGGCGGACGTGTTCGCCGGGCGGGCCACGGCCCTGTACATCCCGCCCGGCTCTCAGTTCTCGATAGAGGCGGTGAGCGCGGTGGAGGCGGCCCTCTGCCGGGCCCCCAGTGACCTCGCCGGGGAGGCGCGCCTCATCGGCCCCGAGAAGGTGAAGGTGAGCATGCGGGGGCGCGAGGGGTTCGAGCGGGAGGTCCACGACATCCTCGACCCGGCTTTTCCCGCCCAGCGCCTCCTGGTGGGCGAGACCTTCAACCGGGCGGGGGAGTGGTCCTCCTACCCGCCCCACAAGCACGACCGGGCCGCCTACCCCGAGGAGTCGAAGATGGAGGAGGTCTATCTCTTCAAGGTGGACCCGCCCCAGGGCTTCGGGCTGCAGCGCTTCTACAGCCCAGAGCGGGGCGTGGACACCGCGGTCATCCTCCAGAACAACAGCGTCACCCGGATCCCCTGGGGCTACCACCCGGTGGCCGCCGCGCCCGGCTACCGGCTCTACTACCTCTGGATGCTGGCCGGCGAGGATCGCAACTATGCCCTCGCCGACGACCCTGCCCACGCCTGGGTGAAGGCAGGGTAG